From the Streptomyces sp. Sge12 genome, the window AGAAGATGGAGTCGAGCAGGCCGCGCTCGGCGGTGCGGGCCAGGTCCTGGAAGTACCGCACGTCGGTGATCAGGTCGGGCCGGCTGTCGGGGTGACGCCAGGCCGCGTCGTGGTGACCGGCGTTCATCAGGAAGGCGTTGAGGTGGAGGGTCCGGTTCGCGGTCATGGCTGTTCCTCGTGTTCGGTGGCGGTGCGGCGGGGGGCGCTGCGCGCGGGTCAGGCGGGGACGCGCCAGGTGCTGAGGCGGCGTTCGATCGTGACCAGCAGCTGGTTGAAGGCCACACCGATGGCGGAGATGGTGATGATCCCCGCGTACATCTGCGGGATCGCGAAGTTGTACTGCGAGGCGTTGATCAGGTAGCCGAGGCCCGCCTTGGCGCCGATCATCTCGGCGGCCACCAGGACCAGGATGGAGACGGCGCCTGCCAGCCGGATGCCGGTGAAGATGGCCGGCACGGAGGACGGCAGGATCACCTTCTGGAAGAGCCTCGGGGTGGACAGGTCCATCGAGCGGGCCAGTCTGACGAGGGTGGGGTCGGCGTTGCCGACCGCGCTGATGGTGTTCAGCAGGACCGGCCACACGCAGGCGTACACGACGATCGAGACCTTCGAGGTCTCGCCGATGCCGAGCAGCAGCACGAAGACCGGCAGCAGGGCCAGCGCTGCGGTGTTGCGGAACACCTCCAGCAGCGGGCCGAGCAGCGCGGCGACGGGCCGGTACCAGCCGATGAGCAGGCCGAGCGGGACCGCGACGGCGACGGCGATGCCGAAGCCGCCGAAGGAGCGGGCGAGGCTGGCCCGGGTGTGCTGGCCGAGCTGGCCGTTGCCCAGGAGCTCCCACCAGGCCGTGGCGACCTCGCTGACCGGGGGCAGGAAGGTGGCGTCGACCAGGCCGAGGCGGGGGGCCGTCTCCCAGAGGGCGAGCAGGGCGACGAGGGCCGCGGAGCGCACGGCGAGGGCGCGCAGCCGACGGCCGAGGCCGCGGGCGGCCCTCCCGAGGGGGGACGGGGCGGAGCCGGTTTTCGGTGCGGGCCCGGCCGCCGGGCCGGTCGCGGGAGCGTCGGCCGCGGGTGCGGCAGGGGCGGCGGGGGCTGCGGGTGCGGCCGGAAGGGCGGGTGCGGGGGCCTCCCGTACGGTCTCCTGCTCGGCCGGGGCATCGGTGGCGGGGGTGGTGATGTGCGTGGTCATACGGTGGCCTCCTCCTTCTCCAGTTGCTGGGCACGGGCCACCTCGTCGTGGAGCAGGGTCCAGATCTCGTGGCGGTAGCGGGCGAACTCGGGGCTGGAGCGCAGGTCCTCGCCCTGGAGGCCGGCGCCGCGGGCCCCGAAGGAGACCGGGACGATCTCCTTGACGCGGCCGGGGCGGGAGGTCATGACGGCCACCTTCTGGCCGAGGTAGACCGCCTCCTCGATGCCGTGCGTGATGAAGACGACGGTCTTGCCGGTGCGCTGCCAGATGCGCCGCAGCTCGTCCTGGAGGGACTCGCGGGTCTGCGCGTCGAGGGCGGCGAACGGCTCGTCCATCAGCAGCACGTCCGGGTCGTAGGCGAGCGAGCGGGCGATCGCGACGCGCTGGCGCATCCCGCCGGAGAGTTCGTGCGGATGCCGGTCCTCGAAGCCGGTGAGCCCGACGAGGTCCAGGAACTCCCGGGCCCGGTCCTTGCGTTCGCGGCGCGGCACGCCGGTCGCCTCCAGGCCGAACTCGACGTTGCCGAGCGCCGTCCGCCACGGCAGCAGGGCGTACTGCTGGAAGACGATGCCCCGGTCCAGGCCCGGCCCGGTGATGGGCTTCCCGTCGAGCAGGATGCGCCCGGACGTCGGCCGGGTCAGACCGCCGAGCAGGTCCAGGAGGGTGGACTTGCCGCAGCCGCTGGGGCCCACGACCACCACGAACTCCCCCGCCCCGATCTCCAGGTCGATGCCGTCGAGCGCGGTGAACTCCTCCCTGTTCCTCCTGTTCTTCCTGTCCTTGGTCGGGAAGGTCTTGGTCACTTCCTCGAACACGATCTTCGCCATGCCGGTCAGCCCTTCCCGAAGCCGTTGAACTCGTTCGTGTAGAGGTCGGCGGCCTTGAGCTGCCCCTTCTTGATGTCGCCGCGCTCGCCGAGCCAGTCCAGCCAGAGCTGGAACTCCTTGTCCTCGATCCGGCCGCCCGTCTCGGCGACGCCGTACGAGCGCCAGTACTGGAGGGTCGTGGTGTCCTCGTTGCGGCCGCGCTTCTTGACGATCTCCGTCTGCCGGGCGATGACCTCCTCGCGCGGGGTGGTGCGGGCCCACTCGATGGCCTTGGCCACGCCGGTCACGAAGGTCCGTACGGTGTCCGGGTTCTCCTTGATGAACCGGTCGGTCATGATGTAGGAGCCGGCGCTGAACTTGCCGAGCAGGTCGAAGTCGCTGAACAGCGGTCTGATCCCGCCGGCCGCTACGGCCTTGTCGCGCAGGACGCCGCCCAGCACGCCCACGTCGATCTGCTTCTGGCGCAGCACCTGGTCGGTGTTGACGGGCGGTACGACGAGCGACTCCACCTTGGACGAGTCGGCCTTGGCGAGGCCGTTGCGGCTGAGGTAGATGTCGAGGACGGCCTGGGAGTGCGCGCCCAGGGTGTTCATGCCGACCTTCTTGCCGAGCAGGTCGCGGGCGGAGCGGATCGGGCTGTCCTCCAGGACGTAGTAACCGCTGTACGCGTGCTCGTCGACGCCGTAGTAGGAGATGACGGCCTTGATGGGGGCCTTGCTGGAGGCGAGTTTGACGATCGCTCCGTTGAAGGCGCCGCCGAAGTGGGTCTGGCCGGTCGCGGCGGACTGGATGTCCTGCGGACCGCTGATGGTGTTGCCGACCCACTCCAGCTTGAGGTCGCCCAGGTATCCGAGGTCGGCGGCGAGCTCCGGGAGCGTGACGGCGCCGACCGAGCCCTGGTACTTCAGGGTCTTGACCTGGGCGCCGGAACCGCCGCCGCGCGCGGTGGCCGTGCCGCAGCTCACCGCGGCCGCCGAGATGCCGAGCAGGGCGAGGAACTGGCGTCGGGAGGTGGTGGTCGAGGTGAAGGCTGCGGGCATGACGGGTCCTTGTCGGTGCGGGGTGCGGGTGCCGGGTGGCGGCGGAGCTACGGGGCGGTGGTGAGGGCCGCGGGCGCCGCGGCCACGGGGGCGGAGCGCAGGGCGGCGGCGAACTCGTCGACGGCCTGGTAGAGGTCCAGTTCGGCCTCGGGCCGCAGCCGGTCGGGGCCCGAACCGCGCTCGACGGAGGAGTCCAGGACGAACCGGCCGGCGGTGACGTGGCGGGCGCCGAGGGCGGCGAGCACGGGGCGCAGCGCGTAATCGATGGTCAGGACGTGGGCGAGGCTGCCGCCGGTGGCCAGCGGCAGGACGGTCTTGCCGTCGAGGCCGTCCTGCGGGAGCAGGTCGAGGAAGGCCTTGAGCAGTCCGGTGTACGAGGCCTTGTAGACCGGGGTCGCGATGACCAGGCCGTCGGCCTCGGCGACGGCTTCGAGCGCCCGGCGGATCTCGGGCTCGCCGCGGCGGGCGGCGAGGAGGTCGGCGGCGGGGAGATCGCGCACGGACAGGTGGGCGGTCTCGAAGCCGGAGTGGGACAGGCGGCGCAGCACGTGGTCGGCGACGACGGCGGTGCGGGAGTGGGCGGAGGGGCTGCCGGTGATGGCGAGCAGGCGGGGCACGGGGCGCTCCTTCGAGGTCAGGCGGTGGCGGTGGGGGCGGGGGCTGCGGCGGCTTCGGCGGAGGCGGAGGTGGAGGTGGAGGCTCCGGAGGCGATGCCGAAGGAGGGGTCCGGGACGGCCTCCGGGCTGATCAGCCGGGACGGCTCGCCGTCGGGGCCGACCGGGACATCGCCGTCGACGGTGACGCGGCGCAGGGTGCGCTCGTGGTCGTCGGAGTCGTCCACGCCGTAGTGCTGGGTGGCCCGGTTGTCCCAGATCGCGACGTCGCCGGCCCGCCACTGCCAGCGGACGGTGTTCTCGGGGCTCTCGATGTGCGACTGGAAGAGGTCCTGCAGGGCGCGGGAGTCGCGGCCGGTGAGGCCGCTGATCCGCTGCACGAAGTTGCCGAGGAGCAGGGTGCGTTCGCCGGTCTCGGGGTGGACGCGGACCACCGGGTGCTCGGTGAGGAACTTGGTGGAGGTGAACACCTCGCGGTACTGGGCCAGCGCCTCGGGGAGGGCGTCGGGCTTGAGGGCGGCGTAGTCGTACTCGTTGGAGTGGACGGCGCGCAGGCTGTCGGCGAGGGCGCGGAGCGGCTCCGGGAGGTGGCTGTAGGCGGTGGCGGTGTTGGCCCAGAGGGTGTTGCCGCCGTACGGGGGGAGGGTGACGGCGCGGAGGATGGAGAAGGCGGGGTAGGCGGGGACGAAGGTGACGTCGGTGTGCCACTGGTTGGCGCGGGCGCCGTGGTGGGAGTCGATGCCGAGGGCGTAACGGCCGTCGGCGGAGGGGACGGTGGGGTGCGCGACGGGCGCACCGAGCAACTGGGCGAAGGCCTCGTGCCCGGCCTCGTCGAGGTGGTCCTGCCCGCGGAAGAAGACGACCTTGTGGGCGAGGAGGGCGGCCCGGATCTCGGCGACGGTGCCGTCGGGCAGCTCGCCGCCGAGCTGTACGCCCCCGATCTCGGCGCCGATACGGCCGCCGATCTTGGTGACGGTGACGGCAGTGGCAGTAGCAGTAGCGGTGGCAGTGGCCATGAGGACTCCCTGGTCGGGGCTGCGGCGGGATTATTTCCGCAGCGGAAGAAATGGACGTACGAAGCGCCGCGGCTTCGCTGCGGGTTCGCTGCGCCGGCGGTGCGGTTCAGCTGTGCGGTGCGGGTACGAGGTTGATGCGGGCTCGGGCGTGCGGTACGGGTACAGGGTCGTGCGGGGTCGGGCGACGGTGCGGGCACCGGACCTCCCGAGGGCGCGGAGGCCCCTCGGGTGGCCGGGGATCCCGGAGAGCGGTGCTCCCAGCGGCGGCGTGCGTACCGCCGGCGGGCCTTACGGGCTACCTCCGGAGGCGCCCCCCGCGGGGATCCCTCCGGGAGGAGCGCCCGGCAGGTCACCCCCAGGTGCGACCCGCGCAGGCATTCCGTCCGGGGAACCGGTGAGCAGCACCCCAGGCGGAACCCCGCACCCCGGTTCCCCGGACGGAACCACCCAGAGGCAGCCCCCGCAGGAACCCCGGCGGGTGCGCCGCCCCGGCTCCCCGGACGGAACCGCCCAGCGGCAGTCCCCGCGAGGATCTCTCCCGGAGGAGTGCCCCGCGGGCCACCCTCAGGTGCGACCCGGGCAGGCATTCCGTCCGGGGAACCGGTGGGCAGCACCCCGGGCGGAATCACCCAGAGGCAGTCCCCGCGGGAACCCCGGCAGGTGCGCCGGTCCGGCTGACCGGACGGAACCGCCCGATGGCAGTCCCCCGGAGGGGCCCCGCAGGCGTTGCCCCGTGGGTCTACCCGGGACGCACCGGCGAAGGGCGGGGCGACGCTCCGTAGGGGTTGCCGGTGGGCGCCCGTGGAGCGTCTCCGCGCCGGGGGTCGCCCCCGCAAGAACCCGGTGGAGCGTCCCCCGGGAGGCGACGGCTCCGCAAGGAGCGTCGGTGGGCGGCCGTGGAACGTCCTCCGTGAAGGGGCCCGCCCGCAGGGCATCCGCGGGGCGCGGCGACTCCCGGACGGGATCAGTGGGTCAGAGGTGGCCGGGGGCCGGACAGCGGCCCGGACACTCGCCCGGCTCGGTACAGAGGCCGGGGGTGTGGAGCCGCGGGGCGAGGAATGCGTTCGCGGTCATGTCCCGGAGCCTGTCAGCGGCCCCGACCCCCGGTCAACCCCCGTCCGCAGCCGCCGAACCCTCCCGCACCCGGGCCCCCGGCCCACCCCGCACACCCCCTACGACCTGCGCTTTCGCCCGTACCCCGCACCGCCCGCCACCCCTGTCCCCCGGCCGAAAACCGTGGCCTGATTTCACGCCCCCGCAACGCGGCCGCCACGCGTTCGCCGGGGTACGGGTCCGCCCGGGCGGACCCGGCATGATCGGGGGACACACACCCCACCCCCGAGGAGACCGCGTGACGCGTATGGCCGGCGACAGCCGGGCCTCCGCCAATGCCGCGACCGTGTTGCGGACGGTGCTCGACCACGGCCCGGTGGCCCGCAGCGGGATCGCCCCGCTGTCCGGGCTGAGCCCCGCCGCCGTGTCCCGGCAGACCACCGGGCTGCTCCGCGGCGGGCTGCTGCGCGAGCTGCCCGGGCCCGGCGGCGGCGTGGGGCGGCCGCGGATCCCGGTGGACCTGCACACCGGGGCCGTCGGCGGGCCCGTCGCCGCCGGGCTGCACATCGGGGTGCCGCATTCGACCTTCAGCCTCGTCGACCTGCGGGGGCAGCTGCTCGCCCGCCGGGCCTTCCCGCACGAGGGAGTGCCCGGCGCCGGCCTCTCCCCGGCCATCACCGCCGAACTCCGCCGCTTCCTCGACGCGTTCGACTCCGGGCGGCCGCTCCTCGGCGTCGGCGCCGCCCTGGGCGGCTGGGTCAGCCCCGACGACGGGATCGTCGTACGGCACCCCGCGCTGGGCTGGAGCGGCAAGCCGCTCGCCGCCGAGCTGTCGACCGCGCTCGGACTGCCGGTACGGGTGGACAACCACGCCCGGGCCGTCGCACGGGCCGAGATCCTCTTCGGCCGCCCTGCGGCCCGGCGCAGCCTCGTGCACCTGTTCATCGGCCGGGTCGTCGACGCCGCCTTCGGGATCGAGGGGACCGTGCACCAGGGTCCGGGCGCGGCCGCCGGCGATGTGGCCCATCTGCCGGTGCCGCGGTCGACGGCCGCGTGCGCGTGCGGGCGTACCGGCTGCCTGGAGGCGACCGCGTCCGACACGGCGCTCGGCGCCGAGGCGGTGCGCCGGGGCATCGTGCCGGACCCCTCCGTCAACCTGCTGGTGGACGCGGCCGCCACCGGCGACCCGCGCGCCGACCGGCTGCTGCGCGAGCGCGCCCGCGCGGTGGGCCGGGCGGCGGCCCTTCTGTTGGATGTCTTCAATCCGGCGGTCATGGTCGTGACCGAGCTGGCGAGCGTCCTGGACGAGGGATACCTCCAGGAGATCCGGGCCGCCGCGATGGAGCTCTCGCACGTGTGCGACGACCCCGAGCGGATCGTCGGCCCGCACGCGGGTCCGGCCGTCCTTCCGGAGGCGGCGGCAACCGTGCTGCTCAGCCAGGTGTTCCAGGATCCCTTCGGCATGGCCCGAGAGGGCGAGATCACACCCACCGGTATGGTGCCACCTGAGCGCCCTCCCCTACATTCGAGCCATGACGGTCCTGCCTGACGACGGGCTCTCCCTGGCCGCCGAGTTCCCTGACGCGACGCATGAGCAGTGGCAGCGCCTTGTAGAAGGCGTACTGCGCAAGTCGGGCAAGGAAGTCTCCGGCGAGGCCGCAGAAGACGCGTTGTCCACCCCTATCGAGGACGGGCTCACCACGCGCCCGCTGTACACCGCGCCGCCCGACGGGACGGCTCCCGACACCGGTTTCCCCGGCTTCGCCCCGTTCGTCCGCGGGGGCAGGCCGGAGGGCACCACCGCGAACGGCTGGGACGTGCGCCAGCGCCTGGCGGGCGCCGATCCGGTCCGGCTGAACGAGGCGGCCCTCGCCGACCTGGAGAACGGGGTCACCTCCCTCTGGCTCACGGTGGGCGGGGGCGGTCTCCCGGTCGAGGGCCTCGCCCGGGCGCTGGAGGGGGTCTACCTGGACCTCGCCCCCGTCGCCCTGGACGCCGGAGCCCAATACGCCGAAGCCGCGGACGCGTTGCTGCGCCTGTTCACCGAGCGCGCGGTGGCCCCCGAGGCCGCTCGGGCCTCGCTGGGCGCCGACCCGCTGGGCCACGAGGCCCGCACGGGCGAGGCACTGGACGTGGCCGGCGCCGCCCGGCTGGCCCGGGACGTCGCCGCCGAGTGGCCCGGGGTGCGCGCCCTGACCGTGGACGCGCTGCCGTACCACGAGGCCGGCGGCAGCGCCGCCGAGGAGCTGGGCCTGTCCCTGGCCACCGGCGTCGCCTACCTGCGTGCGCTCACCGAGGCCGGGCTGAGCACGGCGGCCGCCCTCGGGCAGCTGGAGTTCCGCTACGCCGCCACCGCGGACCAGTTCCTGACCATCGCCAAGCTGCGCGCCGCGCGCCGGCTGTGGGCCCGTATCGCCGAGGCCTCGGGGGCCCCGGAGGCGGGTGCCCAGCTCCAGCACGCGGTGACCTCGCCGGTGATGATGACCCGCCGCGACCCGTGGGTGAACATGCTGCGCACCACCGTGGCCTGCATGGCCGCGGGAGTGGGCGGCGCGGACTCGGTGACGGTGCTCCCCTTCGACAACGAGCTGGGCCTGCCGGACGCCTTCGCGCGCCGGATCTCCCGCAACACCTCCACCATCCTGCTGGAGGAGTCGCACTTGGCCCGGGTGATCGACCCGGCCGGCGGCTCGTACTACGTGGAGCGCCTCACCGACGAACTCGCGCACGCGGCCTGGGAGTTCTTCCGGACCCTGGAGAAGGCCGGCGGCCAGGCCGCCGCCCTGCGCTCCGGGCTGGTCGCCGACCGGCTCGCCGCCACCTGGGCCGAGCGCTCCAAGAAGCTGGCCAAGCGCCGCGAGCCGATCACGGGCGTCAGCGAGTTCCCGCTGCTCTCGGAGAAGCCGGTCGTGCGCGAGCCCGCGCCCGCCGGACCCACCGGCGGACTGCCGCGCGTGCGGCGCGACGAGGCGTACGAGGCGCTGCGCGCCCGCAGCGACGCGCACCTGGCGGCGACCGGGGCCCGGCCGAGGATCTTCCTCGCCGCGCTGGGCCCGGCGGCCGCGCACACCGCGCGCGCCACCTTCGCCTCGAACCTGTTCCAGGCGGGCGGCATCGAACCGGTGCACGATCCGGTGTCGGTGGACCCGGCGACGGCCGCCGCGGCCTACGCGGCGAGCGGCGCGGACGGCATGGCCGTGCTCTGCTCCAGCGACGCGCTGTACGAGGAGCAGGCCGCGGCGGTGTCCGGGGCGCTGCGCGCGGCGGGCGCCACGACCGTCTTCCTCGCCGGCCGGCCGGGCACCGCAGAGGCTTCCGTGGACGAGTACGTCTTCGCCGGCTGTGACGCCGTCGCCGTGCTGTCCTCCGTACTCGACCGGATGGGAGTGCCGTCTTGAGCATCCCCGATTTCTCCGAGCTGGCGCTCGACCCCACCGCCGTCGCAGGGGTCTCCGAGGAGCAGTGGCGCTCCGCGGTGAAGGAGTCCACCGGCACCGCGGCCGCCGACCTGCTGTGGGAGACCCCCGAGGGCATCGGCGTCAAGCCGCTGTACACCGGGCGGGACCTGGAGGGCCTGGACTTCCTGCGGACGTACCCGGGCGTGGCCCCGTACCTGCGCGGCCCGTACCCGACGATGTACGTCAACCAGCCCTGGACGATCCGGCAGTACGCCGGCTTCTCCACGGCCGAGGAGTCGAACGCCTTCTACCGGCGCAATCTGGCGTCCGGCCAGAAGGGCCTGTCCGTGGCCTTCGACCTGCCGACGCACCGCGGCTACGACAGCGACCACCCGCGGGTCACCGGCGACGTGGGCATGGCGGGCGTGGCGATCGACTCGATCTACGACATGCGGCAGCTGTTCGACGGGATCCCGCTGGACAAGATGTCGGTGTCGATGACGATGAACGGCGCGGTGCTGCCGGTCCTCGCGCTGTACATCGTGGCGGCGGAGGAGCAGGGCGTCTCCCCCGACAAGCTCGCCGGGACCATCCAGAACGACATCCTCAAGGAGTTCATGGTCCGCAACACCTACATCTACCCGCCCAAGCCCTCGATGCGGATCATCTCCGACATCTTCTCGTTCACCTCGCAGAAGATGCCGCGGTACAACTCGATCTCCATCTCCGGCTACCACATCCAGGAGGCCGGGGCCACGGCCGACCTGGAGCTGGCGTACACCCTCGCCGACGGCGTGGAGTACCTGCGGGCGGGTCAGGCGGTCGGGCTGGACGTGGACGCGTTCGCGCCGCGCCTGTCGTTCTTCTGGGCGATCGGCATGAACTTCTTCATGGAGGTCGCGAAGCTGCGCGCGGCCCGCCTGCTGTGGGCGCGCCTGGTCAAGCAGTTCGACCCGAAGAACGCCAAGTCGCTGTCGCTGCGCACGCATTCGCAGACCTCGGGCTGGTCGCTGACGGCTCAGGAC encodes:
- a CDS encoding ABC transporter permease, with the protein product MTTHITTPATDAPAEQETVREAPAPALPAAPAAPAAPAAPAADAPATGPAAGPAPKTGSAPSPLGRAARGLGRRLRALAVRSAALVALLALWETAPRLGLVDATFLPPVSEVATAWWELLGNGQLGQHTRASLARSFGGFGIAVAVAVPLGLLIGWYRPVAALLGPLLEVFRNTAALALLPVFVLLLGIGETSKVSIVVYACVWPVLLNTISAVGNADPTLVRLARSMDLSTPRLFQKVILPSSVPAIFTGIRLAGAVSILVLVAAEMIGAKAGLGYLINASQYNFAIPQMYAGIITISAIGVAFNQLLVTIERRLSTWRVPA
- a CDS encoding ABC transporter ATP-binding protein — protein: MAKIVFEEVTKTFPTKDRKNRRNREEFTALDGIDLEIGAGEFVVVVGPSGCGKSTLLDLLGGLTRPTSGRILLDGKPITGPGLDRGIVFQQYALLPWRTALGNVEFGLEATGVPRRERKDRAREFLDLVGLTGFEDRHPHELSGGMRQRVAIARSLAYDPDVLLMDEPFAALDAQTRESLQDELRRIWQRTGKTVVFITHGIEEAVYLGQKVAVMTSRPGRVKEIVPVSFGARGAGLQGEDLRSSPEFARYRHEIWTLLHDEVARAQQLEKEEATV
- a CDS encoding ABC transporter substrate-binding protein; translated protein: MPAAFTSTTTSRRQFLALLGISAAAVSCGTATARGGGSGAQVKTLKYQGSVGAVTLPELAADLGYLGDLKLEWVGNTISGPQDIQSAATGQTHFGGAFNGAIVKLASSKAPIKAVISYYGVDEHAYSGYYVLEDSPIRSARDLLGKKVGMNTLGAHSQAVLDIYLSRNGLAKADSSKVESLVVPPVNTDQVLRQKQIDVGVLGGVLRDKAVAAGGIRPLFSDFDLLGKFSAGSYIMTDRFIKENPDTVRTFVTGVAKAIEWARTTPREEVIARQTEIVKKRGRNEDTTTLQYWRSYGVAETGGRIEDKEFQLWLDWLGERGDIKKGQLKAADLYTNEFNGFGKG
- the ssuE gene encoding NADPH-dependent FMN reductase — protein: MPRLLAITGSPSAHSRTAVVADHVLRRLSHSGFETAHLSVRDLPAADLLAARRGEPEIRRALEAVAEADGLVIATPVYKASYTGLLKAFLDLLPQDGLDGKTVLPLATGGSLAHVLTIDYALRPVLAALGARHVTAGRFVLDSSVERGSGPDRLRPEAELDLYQAVDEFAAALRSAPVAAAPAALTTAP
- a CDS encoding TauD/TfdA dioxygenase family protein, translating into MATATATATATAVTVTKIGGRIGAEIGGVQLGGELPDGTVAEIRAALLAHKVVFFRGQDHLDEAGHEAFAQLLGAPVAHPTVPSADGRYALGIDSHHGARANQWHTDVTFVPAYPAFSILRAVTLPPYGGNTLWANTATAYSHLPEPLRALADSLRAVHSNEYDYAALKPDALPEALAQYREVFTSTKFLTEHPVVRVHPETGERTLLLGNFVQRISGLTGRDSRALQDLFQSHIESPENTVRWQWRAGDVAIWDNRATQHYGVDDSDDHERTLRRVTVDGDVPVGPDGEPSRLISPEAVPDPSFGIASGASTSTSASAEAAAAPAPTATA
- a CDS encoding ROK family protein, whose product is MAGDSRASANAATVLRTVLDHGPVARSGIAPLSGLSPAAVSRQTTGLLRGGLLRELPGPGGGVGRPRIPVDLHTGAVGGPVAAGLHIGVPHSTFSLVDLRGQLLARRAFPHEGVPGAGLSPAITAELRRFLDAFDSGRPLLGVGAALGGWVSPDDGIVVRHPALGWSGKPLAAELSTALGLPVRVDNHARAVARAEILFGRPAARRSLVHLFIGRVVDAAFGIEGTVHQGPGAAAGDVAHLPVPRSTAACACGRTGCLEATASDTALGAEAVRRGIVPDPSVNLLVDAAATGDPRADRLLRERARAVGRAAALLLDVFNPAVMVVTELASVLDEGYLQEIRAAAMELSHVCDDPERIVGPHAGPAVLPEAAATVLLSQVFQDPFGMAREGEITPTGMVPPERPPLHSSHDGPA
- a CDS encoding methylmalonyl-CoA mutase family protein codes for the protein MTVLPDDGLSLAAEFPDATHEQWQRLVEGVLRKSGKEVSGEAAEDALSTPIEDGLTTRPLYTAPPDGTAPDTGFPGFAPFVRGGRPEGTTANGWDVRQRLAGADPVRLNEAALADLENGVTSLWLTVGGGGLPVEGLARALEGVYLDLAPVALDAGAQYAEAADALLRLFTERAVAPEAARASLGADPLGHEARTGEALDVAGAARLARDVAAEWPGVRALTVDALPYHEAGGSAAEELGLSLATGVAYLRALTEAGLSTAAALGQLEFRYAATADQFLTIAKLRAARRLWARIAEASGAPEAGAQLQHAVTSPVMMTRRDPWVNMLRTTVACMAAGVGGADSVTVLPFDNELGLPDAFARRISRNTSTILLEESHLARVIDPAGGSYYVERLTDELAHAAWEFFRTLEKAGGQAAALRSGLVADRLAATWAERSKKLAKRREPITGVSEFPLLSEKPVVREPAPAGPTGGLPRVRRDEAYEALRARSDAHLAATGARPRIFLAALGPAAAHTARATFASNLFQAGGIEPVHDPVSVDPATAAAAYAASGADGMAVLCSSDALYEEQAAAVSGALRAAGATTVFLAGRPGTAEASVDEYVFAGCDAVAVLSSVLDRMGVPS